The Rhodocytophaga rosea genome has a segment encoding these proteins:
- a CDS encoding S-adenosylmethionine:tRNA ribosyltransferase-isomerase, whose translation MQTLSNHIIQFDLPEHLSCPQPTEERELLRDEVRLLVTTGSGKISHGLFHNISDYINPGDVLVVNTSATIPSALAVTLPDGSEGVIHLSNQINAQQWLIEIRSIRGNKTVRWKAGEPGMVFRLPGDASITVDERFYANKQLLDLWLATLRLSQPVEDYLAAHAFPIQYEKINHRYPLAYYQTFFSFHPGSAEMPSAGRGFTSQVVDKLLEKGVVFAPVLLHTGVSSLEENEAPYPEYMEISPISAAIINAAKSRGNRIIAVGTTAIRAIESAAGTDGMLRPYRGNTSLFIDENYSLKITDALLTGFHEPRASHLHMLQALAGMDHLELAYQAAIAADYYWHQFGDLHLILP comes from the coding sequence ATGCAAACACTAAGTAATCATATTATACAATTCGACCTGCCTGAACACCTCTCCTGCCCTCAACCTACCGAGGAACGGGAATTATTACGGGATGAAGTCCGCTTACTGGTCACTACTGGTTCGGGGAAGATCAGTCACGGCCTGTTCCATAATATATCTGACTATATAAACCCTGGCGATGTGCTGGTGGTAAATACTTCTGCAACCATTCCCTCAGCACTGGCAGTAACGCTGCCTGATGGCAGTGAAGGCGTGATACATCTAAGCAACCAGATCAATGCCCAGCAGTGGCTCATAGAAATAAGATCGATCCGGGGTAATAAAACCGTACGATGGAAAGCCGGAGAACCAGGAATGGTATTTCGCTTACCAGGTGATGCCAGTATTACGGTGGATGAACGGTTTTATGCTAATAAGCAATTACTGGATCTATGGTTGGCAACCCTACGACTTTCCCAGCCAGTAGAAGATTATCTGGCAGCACATGCGTTTCCCATTCAGTATGAAAAAATCAATCACCGCTATCCATTGGCCTATTACCAGACGTTCTTTTCTTTTCATCCGGGTAGTGCAGAAATGCCCTCAGCCGGCCGGGGATTTACGTCTCAGGTGGTAGATAAGTTGCTAGAAAAAGGAGTGGTGTTTGCACCTGTTCTCTTGCATACGGGCGTATCCAGCCTGGAAGAAAATGAGGCACCTTATCCGGAATATATGGAGATCAGTCCCATTTCGGCTGCTATTATTAATGCTGCAAAAAGCCGGGGAAACCGCATTATTGCCGTGGGCACTACTGCCATACGAGCCATTGAGAGTGCCGCCGGTACAGATGGAATGTTGAGGCCATACCGGGGAAACACCAGTTTGTTTATTGATGAAAACTACTCTCTGAAAATAACAGATGCCCTGCTTACCGGCTTTCATGAACCAAGAGCTTCTCATCTGCACATGCTACAGGCACTGGCAGGTATGGATCACCTGGAACTTGCCTACCAAGCAGCTATTGCGGCCGACTATTACTGGCATCAGTTCGGAGACCTGCACCTGATTTTACCTTAA
- a CDS encoding SDR family NAD(P)-dependent oxidoreductase codes for MTTDQKTALITGASKGLGFALAENLARKGWKLLINARDARQLLSAKNFLQRFTEVVAISGDVRDEIHLWQLAEALAQHQWKVDLVVNNASTLGVSPLQPLLSHPVDNLHLVFHTNLIAPVSLLQKVQSYLKDGATIVNVSSDAGAEAYEKWGAYGGSKAGLDHLTAILGKENPQFHFYAFDPGDMRTDMHQAAFPGEDISDRPTPTEYAVPAILHLVKGTLPNGRYTPQLLKLQQA; via the coding sequence ATGACGACAGATCAAAAAACTGCTCTTATTACGGGGGCATCTAAAGGCTTAGGATTTGCACTGGCAGAAAACCTGGCTCGTAAAGGATGGAAATTGCTGATCAATGCACGGGATGCCAGACAATTATTGTCCGCAAAAAATTTTCTGCAACGCTTTACCGAAGTAGTGGCCATATCAGGAGATGTGCGCGATGAAATCCATTTATGGCAACTGGCTGAAGCCTTAGCGCAACATCAATGGAAAGTAGACCTGGTAGTGAATAATGCCTCTACGCTCGGTGTTTCTCCCCTGCAACCTTTATTAAGCCATCCAGTAGATAACCTGCATCTGGTGTTTCATACTAATCTGATCGCACCGGTTTCGCTTTTGCAAAAAGTGCAATCTTATCTCAAGGATGGAGCTACCATTGTTAATGTAAGCAGCGATGCCGGTGCTGAGGCGTATGAGAAATGGGGCGCCTATGGAGGCAGCAAAGCTGGCTTAGACCACCTGACAGCCATCCTGGGAAAAGAAAATCCACAGTTTCATTTCTATGCCTTTGATCCCGGAGATATGCGAACCGATATGCACCAGGCTGCTTTTCCCGGAGAAGACATTTCAGACCGGCCTACACCTACAGAATATGCGGTTCCGGCTATTCTCCACCTTGTTAAAGGCACCTTGCCCAATGGCCGCTACACCCCGCAGCTTCTCAAATTACAGCAAGCATAA
- a CDS encoding antibiotic biosynthesis monooxygenase family protein, with product MNQLILIDQFVVPSQSRKQFIERMQINRSFIKTQPGFINDMAYEQTTENGEYKFIALAIWENEESFMQAKKAVAALYQQQGFNLPEMLNTLQIRMDRGVYSPLSN from the coding sequence ATGAATCAACTCATCTTAATTGACCAATTCGTAGTACCCTCACAATCCAGGAAACAGTTTATCGAAAGAATGCAGATCAACAGAAGTTTTATAAAAACACAGCCGGGATTTATCAATGATATGGCCTATGAGCAAACCACAGAAAATGGCGAATACAAATTTATTGCCCTGGCCATCTGGGAGAACGAAGAGTCATTTATGCAGGCGAAAAAGGCTGTAGCAGCATTATATCAACAACAGGGATTTAACCTTCCCGAAATGCTGAATACCTTACAAATCCGCATGGATAGAGGGGTTTATTCGCCCCTGAGCAACTGA
- a CDS encoding AraC family transcriptional regulator: protein MRNIYTKVEVVNLSNYRLIDQYFCSIDLFQVSFAKIVLMWQIYPMKLKRENIPASQESFFKVSTHDRSNPCQVLWHYHPECELVYIPAGNGRRQVGHHMSQYTNGDLVLIGPHIPHLNFHYQAQSDFEEIIIQFSKETLLSSLCLFPEFAAVVRWLNKLQTGIAFGEETRKQLDKKLRSLLTMAPLDKTLSMLKLLHTLSTATDGFLLDSPVKLPHYQYYDGERINKVYGYIQAHYQQPMDMAAVVALTGLSQAAFCRFFRKMTNMRFTDFVNEYRINKACQLLMEGCPVMQAAYTSGFNAISHFNVSFRKKMQITPTAYRNKWVSEQERKAQSFQGVSIN from the coding sequence GTGCGAAATATATACACAAAAGTAGAAGTTGTAAACTTGTCAAACTATCGGCTGATTGATCAATACTTTTGCTCCATTGACTTATTTCAGGTATCGTTTGCTAAAATTGTGTTAATGTGGCAAATTTATCCGATGAAACTAAAACGGGAAAATATTCCTGCCAGCCAGGAAAGTTTTTTTAAGGTATCTACCCACGACAGAAGTAATCCCTGTCAGGTATTATGGCATTATCATCCCGAATGTGAACTGGTATATATTCCGGCAGGAAATGGCCGGCGGCAAGTCGGGCATCACATGAGCCAGTATACCAACGGCGATCTGGTACTGATAGGTCCGCATATTCCACACCTGAATTTCCACTATCAGGCACAGAGCGATTTTGAAGAAATCATTATTCAGTTCAGTAAAGAAACCCTGCTCAGTTCACTTTGCCTGTTTCCCGAATTCGCCGCTGTAGTAAGATGGCTGAATAAACTACAGACAGGAATAGCTTTCGGCGAGGAAACCAGAAAGCAACTGGATAAAAAACTACGGTCCCTGCTAACAATGGCTCCCCTGGACAAAACCCTCTCTATGCTGAAACTACTCCATACACTATCTACTGCTACAGACGGATTCCTGCTGGATTCTCCGGTAAAACTGCCTCACTACCAGTATTATGACGGTGAACGGATTAATAAGGTATATGGGTATATACAAGCCCATTATCAGCAGCCTATGGATATGGCAGCAGTAGTTGCCCTGACCGGTTTATCACAGGCGGCTTTTTGCCGGTTTTTCCGGAAAATGACAAATATGCGTTTTACAGATTTTGTAAATGAGTACCGCATCAACAAAGCCTGCCAGCTGCTCATGGAAGGCTGTCCGGTAATGCAGGCTGCCTATACAAGCGGTTTTAACGCCATTTCCCATTTTAATGTAAGCTTCCGGAAAAAGATGCAAATTACCCCTACCGCCTACCGCAATAAGTGGGTATCTGAACAGGAAAGAAAAGCGCAGTCTTTTCAGGGAGTATCGATCAATTAA
- a CDS encoding sulfatase family protein has product MPLPIHANPVKQTGRTEYKQHFTRTINCFIYTFFLFLLPPIVSFAQTGKPAGKPNIVLIVADDHGTDALGCYGNRVIKTPHLDQLAAEGVRFTNAFCTAASCSPSRTVILSGMHNHANGMYGLEHSFHHFNSFASIESLPVLLAKAGYQTARVGKFHVGPEQVYAFQKVLSSGKANDPASLGRNPVQMAELSKSFITSINQPFFLYFATDDPHRSNKVLPNGEPDFNTGTAPNPFGNRQEGYAGIKEVSYQPAQVAVPSFLPDTRESRAELAQYYQAVSRIDQGVGKLIEYLKASGKYENTVIIYISDNGIAFPGAKTTLYDAGIKLPCIVRSPTTLKKGMVQQGMISWTDITPTILEFAGALPAQAAFHGRSFKKLLEEETVPGWDEVYASHSLHEITMYYPMRAVRTRKYKLIYNIAHQLPFPLALDLVKSFTWQGIMRSKTKQYGKRTIDAFLNRPKFELYDLEKDPDEIQNLANSPAHQDVFTQLLGKLKHFQQQTHDPWIHKWEYE; this is encoded by the coding sequence ATGCCCTTACCTATACATGCAAATCCTGTGAAACAAACCGGAAGAACGGAATATAAGCAGCATTTTACCAGAACTATCAACTGCTTCATTTATACCTTTTTCTTATTCCTCTTACCGCCTATTGTAAGTTTTGCACAAACAGGCAAACCTGCAGGAAAACCTAATATCGTTTTAATAGTTGCTGACGATCATGGAACGGATGCCCTGGGTTGTTATGGAAACCGGGTAATTAAAACTCCTCATTTAGATCAGCTGGCTGCGGAAGGTGTCCGCTTTACGAATGCATTTTGCACGGCTGCCAGTTGCAGTCCGAGCCGTACCGTAATTCTATCAGGGATGCATAATCATGCCAATGGCATGTATGGACTTGAGCATAGTTTTCACCATTTCAATTCATTTGCCAGCATTGAAAGCCTGCCGGTATTACTTGCCAAAGCAGGCTACCAAACGGCCAGAGTAGGCAAATTTCACGTAGGTCCAGAGCAGGTATACGCCTTTCAAAAAGTATTATCCTCCGGAAAAGCCAATGATCCGGCTTCCTTAGGACGCAATCCGGTGCAAATGGCCGAACTAAGCAAATCTTTTATTACCAGTATCAATCAGCCTTTCTTCCTCTATTTTGCTACAGATGATCCTCACCGGTCTAATAAAGTATTGCCCAATGGAGAGCCGGATTTTAATACCGGTACAGCACCTAATCCATTTGGCAACAGGCAGGAAGGATATGCTGGTATAAAAGAAGTTAGTTACCAGCCTGCACAAGTAGCTGTACCCTCCTTTTTGCCTGATACCAGGGAAAGCCGGGCGGAATTAGCGCAATATTACCAGGCTGTTTCCAGGATAGACCAAGGGGTAGGTAAGTTAATAGAATACCTGAAAGCATCAGGTAAATATGAAAATACAGTAATTATATACATATCCGATAACGGGATTGCATTTCCAGGTGCAAAAACTACCTTATATGATGCCGGAATAAAGCTTCCCTGTATTGTTCGCAGTCCGACTACACTGAAGAAAGGAATGGTACAGCAGGGTATGATTTCCTGGACAGATATTACACCTACCATTTTAGAGTTTGCCGGTGCCTTGCCAGCGCAGGCCGCTTTTCATGGCCGCTCCTTTAAAAAACTGCTCGAAGAGGAAACTGTACCTGGCTGGGATGAGGTGTATGCTTCCCATTCCCTGCATGAAATTACCATGTACTATCCGATGCGGGCAGTAAGGACCAGGAAATACAAACTGATCTATAATATTGCTCACCAGCTTCCTTTTCCTTTGGCACTTGATCTGGTAAAATCATTCACCTGGCAAGGGATTATGCGATCGAAAACGAAACAGTATGGCAAAAGAACAATAGATGCATTTTTGAACCGGCCTAAGTTTGAACTATATGACCTGGAAAAAGACCCGGATGAAATCCAGAATCTGGCAAACAGCCCGGCACATCAAGATGTTTTTACACAACTACTCGGGAAGCTTAAACATTTTCAGCAGCAAACCCATGACCCCTGGATTCACAAATGGGAATATGAATAA
- a CDS encoding LuxR C-terminal-related transcriptional regulator codes for MRDTEYFSHLYEIASDLNKEFSLHAALRKALEKTVNLLNLETGWIWLVQADVKSVYLAASYNLPPALSDHPERLSGWCYCIEKYLSDHIAKARNISEISCSRLKNIKTGTRELKFHATIPITTGGQKVGLINLVSKEIQQLNDTQLSILNTISELIGMAIQRTRLQESYTHPQATKDATILEVLNRILSPRLETLIIHLQEAIVVTEKTDISSVQEHLHASLTEAINLQEQLLLILHESSDPAQKSPDNHLKYPGSPLTNRELELLLLVKKGFTNKQIADQLFISERTVKFHMTSIMSKLYAGTRTEAVDIALKRGLLTA; via the coding sequence ATGCGTGACACCGAATATTTTTCTCACCTGTATGAAATTGCCAGTGACCTGAATAAGGAATTTTCCCTGCATGCGGCCCTGAGAAAAGCGCTGGAAAAAACCGTAAATCTGTTAAACCTGGAAACTGGCTGGATCTGGCTGGTGCAGGCAGATGTAAAGTCGGTATACCTGGCGGCTTCTTATAACCTCCCTCCTGCCCTGAGCGACCACCCGGAACGGCTTTCGGGATGGTGCTACTGTATTGAAAAATACCTGTCCGATCATATTGCCAAAGCCAGAAACATCAGTGAAATTTCATGCAGCCGACTCAAAAACATCAAAACTGGTACCAGGGAACTCAAGTTTCATGCGACGATACCGATAACAACCGGAGGTCAGAAAGTAGGACTCATTAATCTGGTAAGCAAAGAAATTCAGCAACTCAACGATACACAACTATCTATTCTCAATACCATTAGTGAACTGATCGGCATGGCCATTCAGCGAACCAGGTTGCAGGAATCCTATACCCATCCTCAGGCAACCAAAGATGCTACCATTCTGGAAGTGTTGAACCGGATACTAAGCCCAAGACTAGAAACCCTGATCATACATTTACAAGAAGCAATAGTAGTTACAGAAAAAACAGATATTTCCAGCGTACAGGAACATCTCCATGCTTCCTTAACAGAAGCAATAAACTTGCAGGAACAACTATTGCTCATTCTGCACGAATCCAGTGATCCTGCACAGAAATCCCCGGATAATCATTTAAAATATCCCGGCTCGCCCTTAACCAACCGTGAACTGGAATTATTGCTGCTGGTAAAAAAAGGGTTTACCAATAAGCAAATTGCCGATCAGTTATTTATTTCCGAACGTACGGTTAAATTCCACATGACCTCCATTATGTCCAAGCTATACGCCGGTACCCGTACCGAAGCCGTAGATATAGCGTTGAAACGTGGATTGTTAACAGCTTAA
- a CDS encoding hybrid sensor histidine kinase/response regulator — protein sequence MQSLYFRPFFIHILLSVTIILFTISSAFAQSSRQQFKYITSNEGLSHNNVTCILQDSQGFMWFGTFDGLNKYDGYTFTVYRNNPENPHSLSENYIWTVFEDKQGRIWAGTNDGGLSLYNREQDNFTNYQYNKNNKHSISHNNVRAIGQDKDGNIIVGTYGGGLNIFNPATQVFTHYKHNPQNKSSLSSDYVTTLKIDSKQNIWIGTTNGLNLFNAVNKTFTGYHNNLFDTTTISHNDIRVIYEDKQGTLWLGTEGGGLNKFNQLANTFIRYQHTSTQPKGISHNDVISMEEDWKGDLWVGTRNGGINVLNKTTNTFYYHTHQEGSQEGLNNGSVYCIYKDNIDNMWVGTYSGGINLLYKQSQKFTHYKNDIHNPNSLTNNNVLSLYENADGMIWIGTDGGGLNLWNREKNTFISRTHSDQLPTSIGSNYVLAIYQDKDNTLWLGNFKGGLSLFNARNNNFTTINAGSKLKNFREESISVIIQDKKRYVWIGTIDNGLIRYDRTTHTFTQFRSEDISSGSISHNSILSLFIDGKDNLWVGTAVGLNLYDEKSQSFTRFLHDRRNSKSLSNNLVNTIYEDSSHRLWIGTNGGLNLFDSITNSFTSFKETQGLPSGVIQCILEDNSRNLWLSTNKGLSKFTPATYSFRNYGISDGVQGNSFNRSAGYKLKNGEMLFGGQNGFNIFHPDSLQDNKFVPPVYITGFQLFNKSVEVGDNSPLKQHISTAKEITLAYEHYVFSFEFSALNFILPEKNQYAYQLEGFDQEWNYVGNKRTTTYTHLDPGEYVFKVKASNNDGIWNTTPASIKINIIPPFWMTWWFKSMIILLITGSIISFNWVRLRNINTQKKELARQVHERTAEVILQKEELQIQAQFLEEINLALVAQKEYEQQARQEAEQARKAAESANQAKSVFLANMSHEIRTPMNGVIGMAALLSETALTDEQLEYTQTIHSCGENLLGVINDILDYSKIESGNLELEQQQVNIRHCIEQVLDMFAGKAAQTGVDLLYQIENNVPATFIGDSLRVRQVLVNLVGNAIKFTEKGEILVKVSLSEEKNEEPLTLAFQVSDTGIGIAEDKVSRLFKAFSQVDSSTTRKYGGTGLGLAICARLVELMKGQIGVESQMGKGTTFHFTIQTSIVSSAPVSGILPSVSELEGKRILIVDDNITSLNLLKTQLDQWKIETFTSSGGKEALQLLSQTAVDLVMTDKNMPAMDGILLAKAIEINHERLPVVLLNSFGDESYKKYPQLFAGVLNKPVKQEGLYKLILHQFAPQNQEFTPVKQQVLSTEFSLKNPLRILVAEDNEVNQLIIKRILTKLGYQVAIVNNGIEVLQKIANETFDVILMDVQMPEMDGLETTRAVRSQAIQQPVIIALTANAMQGDRELCLQAGMDDYISKAINLEDLKNCLVKATVTLQETKT from the coding sequence ATGCAATCTTTATACTTCCGGCCGTTTTTTATACATATTCTGCTTTCTGTTACCATCATTCTATTTACTATTTCCTCGGCTTTTGCCCAATCTTCCCGGCAGCAGTTTAAATATATTACCAGTAATGAAGGGCTTTCACATAATAATGTCACCTGTATTTTACAAGACAGCCAGGGCTTTATGTGGTTTGGCACTTTCGATGGCCTTAACAAGTACGATGGATATACCTTTACAGTCTACCGGAATAATCCTGAGAACCCACATAGTTTAAGTGAAAATTATATCTGGACTGTTTTTGAAGATAAACAAGGAAGAATCTGGGCAGGAACCAATGATGGCGGCTTAAGCCTCTACAACCGCGAGCAGGACAACTTCACCAATTATCAGTACAACAAAAACAATAAACATAGTATTAGCCATAATAATGTACGGGCTATAGGCCAGGACAAAGATGGAAATATTATCGTTGGCACCTATGGGGGCGGACTCAACATTTTCAACCCGGCTACCCAGGTTTTTACTCATTACAAACACAACCCTCAAAATAAATCAAGCCTGAGCAGTGATTATGTAACCACTCTAAAAATTGACAGCAAGCAAAACATCTGGATAGGCACAACCAATGGATTAAATCTATTTAATGCCGTAAACAAAACATTTACAGGCTACCATAATAATCTTTTTGATACTACTACTATCAGCCATAATGACATCCGGGTAATTTATGAAGACAAACAAGGAACACTATGGCTTGGAACGGAAGGAGGCGGATTAAATAAATTTAACCAGTTGGCAAACACGTTTATCCGGTATCAGCACACTTCTACTCAGCCTAAGGGAATCAGCCATAATGATGTTATTTCCATGGAGGAAGACTGGAAAGGGGATCTCTGGGTGGGCACCCGCAACGGCGGCATCAATGTACTCAATAAGACCACAAATACTTTTTATTATCACACACATCAGGAAGGCAGCCAGGAAGGGTTAAATAACGGTTCTGTTTATTGTATCTATAAAGACAACATAGATAATATGTGGGTAGGTACGTATAGCGGGGGAATAAACCTGTTGTATAAACAATCGCAAAAGTTTACCCACTACAAAAACGACATCCATAACCCGAATAGTCTTACAAATAATAATGTACTTTCCTTATATGAAAATGCTGATGGCATGATATGGATCGGAACCGATGGCGGAGGCTTAAATCTATGGAACAGAGAAAAAAATACATTTATCTCACGTACGCATAGTGATCAACTTCCAACCTCTATCGGAAGCAACTATGTATTAGCTATTTATCAGGATAAAGACAATACGCTATGGCTTGGCAATTTTAAAGGTGGATTATCTCTGTTCAATGCCAGGAATAATAATTTTACTACTATCAATGCCGGTAGTAAGCTGAAGAACTTTAGAGAGGAAAGCATCAGTGTGATTATCCAGGATAAAAAACGGTATGTCTGGATAGGCACCATAGATAATGGATTGATCCGCTATGATAGAACAACGCATACTTTTACGCAATTCAGATCAGAGGACATTTCTTCCGGAAGTATAAGTCATAATTCTATCCTTTCTTTATTCATTGATGGCAAAGATAACTTATGGGTAGGCACCGCAGTAGGTCTGAATCTGTATGATGAGAAAAGCCAGTCATTTACCCGTTTTTTACACGATAGGAGGAATAGTAAAAGTTTAAGTAATAACCTGGTCAATACGATTTATGAAGACAGTAGCCATCGCCTGTGGATTGGTACCAACGGAGGGCTTAATCTTTTCGATTCAATTACTAATTCCTTTACCAGTTTTAAAGAAACGCAGGGCCTGCCCAGTGGTGTTATCCAATGTATTTTAGAAGATAATTCCAGAAATCTCTGGCTCAGCACAAACAAAGGCTTATCGAAGTTTACCCCTGCTACTTATTCCTTCAGAAACTATGGAATCAGTGATGGAGTGCAAGGCAATTCGTTTAACCGGTCAGCTGGCTATAAACTCAAAAATGGAGAGATGCTATTTGGCGGACAAAATGGGTTTAATATTTTTCATCCGGATAGCCTTCAAGACAACAAGTTTGTTCCGCCGGTCTATATTACTGGCTTCCAGCTTTTTAACAAATCAGTAGAAGTAGGCGATAATAGTCCTTTGAAGCAACACATCAGCACAGCCAAAGAGATAACACTTGCCTATGAGCATTATGTTTTCTCTTTTGAGTTTTCGGCCCTCAATTTTATATTACCTGAGAAAAACCAGTATGCTTACCAATTAGAAGGGTTCGACCAGGAATGGAATTATGTAGGCAACAAGCGCACCACCACGTATACCCATTTAGATCCTGGTGAGTATGTTTTCAAAGTGAAAGCTTCCAATAACGACGGCATCTGGAATACAACACCTGCCAGTATCAAAATCAATATTATTCCTCCCTTCTGGATGACGTGGTGGTTTAAAAGCATGATCATTCTGCTTATTACCGGTAGTATTATAAGTTTCAACTGGGTCAGGCTTCGTAATATAAATACACAGAAAAAAGAATTAGCCAGACAGGTACATGAACGGACGGCTGAAGTGATCCTGCAAAAAGAGGAACTACAGATACAAGCACAGTTTTTAGAAGAAATAAACCTGGCACTGGTTGCTCAGAAAGAATATGAGCAGCAAGCCCGGCAGGAAGCAGAACAAGCCCGTAAAGCAGCTGAATCGGCTAATCAGGCTAAAAGTGTTTTTCTGGCCAATATGAGCCATGAGATCCGTACGCCTATGAATGGAGTTATCGGAATGGCTGCCTTGCTTTCTGAAACGGCTTTAACGGATGAGCAACTGGAATATACCCAAACCATACATAGTTGCGGAGAAAACCTGTTAGGCGTTATTAACGATATCCTGGACTATTCTAAAATAGAATCAGGTAACCTGGAGCTGGAGCAGCAACAAGTAAATATACGCCATTGTATCGAACAGGTACTAGACATGTTTGCCGGCAAAGCGGCTCAGACAGGTGTAGACCTGTTATACCAGATAGAAAATAATGTTCCTGCCACCTTTATCGGAGACAGCCTGCGGGTACGCCAGGTATTAGTAAATCTGGTAGGAAATGCCATCAAATTCACGGAGAAAGGAGAAATTCTGGTAAAAGTAAGCCTATCCGAAGAGAAGAATGAGGAGCCACTCACCCTGGCTTTTCAGGTGAGCGATACTGGTATTGGTATTGCAGAAGATAAGGTTTCACGCTTGTTTAAAGCATTTTCCCAGGTAGATTCTTCTACCACCCGTAAATATGGAGGCACCGGACTTGGACTTGCCATTTGTGCAAGATTAGTTGAATTAATGAAGGGGCAAATCGGGGTAGAAAGCCAGATGGGTAAAGGAACCACTTTTCACTTTACTATTCAAACCAGTATAGTTTCATCGGCTCCGGTTTCTGGTATATTGCCCTCTGTATCAGAACTGGAAGGTAAACGGATATTGATTGTAGATGATAATATAACCAGTTTAAACCTTCTGAAAACCCAGCTTGACCAATGGAAGATAGAGACATTTACATCCTCTGGCGGCAAAGAAGCACTTCAACTATTGTCGCAAACAGCGGTTGACTTAGTAATGACAGATAAGAACATGCCTGCGATGGATGGGATTTTGCTAGCAAAAGCGATTGAAATAAACCATGAACGGCTTCCTGTTGTATTACTCAATTCCTTTGGAGATGAAAGTTATAAAAAGTACCCTCAATTATTTGCGGGTGTTTTGAATAAGCCTGTCAAACAGGAAGGGCTTTATAAACTTATTCTCCATCAGTTTGCCCCACAAAATCAGGAATTTACGCCCGTTAAACAACAGGTTCTGTCTACAGAGTTTTCACTTAAAAATCCGCTCCGTATTCTGGTTGCCGAAGATAATGAGGTGAATCAGTTAATAATCAAAAGAATCCTGACAAAACTTGGCTATCAGGTGGCTATTGTAAATAATGGGATTGAAGTCCTACAGAAAATAGCAAATGAAACTTTTGATGTGATTCTGATGGATGTACAAATGCCGGAAATGGATGGCTTAGAAACGACCAGAGCGGTTCGCAGCCAGGCAATACAGCAGCCGGTTATTATTGCATTAACCGCCAATGCTATGCAGGGAGATAGAGAACTATGTTTGCAGGCAGGAATGGATGATTATATCAGTAAGGCTATTAACCTGGAAGATTTGA
- a CDS encoding HAD family hydrolase — protein sequence MMSQITIDTVIFDFGGVLIDWNPRYLYRKMFDKEHEMEWFLSTVCTNDWNLAQDKGRPFAEAVTLLQAQFPAYKDQVVAFYERWPEMLAGEIPGSIAVLDELLARNYAVYGLTNWSHETFPVAQERFEFLNRLHGIVVSGREKMGKPDKEIFHLLLNRFGLISRQCVFIDDNAANIQTAQELGFHTIHFTSANEMRKELEQYNLL from the coding sequence ATGATGAGCCAGATAACCATAGATACCGTAATTTTTGATTTTGGGGGTGTGCTGATCGACTGGAATCCCCGTTATTTATACAGAAAAATGTTTGATAAGGAGCATGAAATGGAATGGTTCCTTTCTACAGTTTGTACCAACGACTGGAATCTGGCGCAAGACAAAGGCCGCCCGTTTGCAGAAGCCGTCACACTGCTTCAGGCGCAATTTCCAGCCTATAAAGATCAGGTAGTTGCTTTTTATGAACGCTGGCCGGAGATGTTAGCCGGAGAAATTCCCGGATCTATAGCTGTGCTTGATGAATTATTAGCCCGCAATTATGCAGTGTATGGCCTCACCAACTGGTCTCACGAAACATTTCCGGTGGCACAGGAACGCTTTGAGTTTTTAAATCGGCTTCATGGTATTGTGGTTTCCGGAAGGGAGAAAATGGGCAAGCCGGATAAAGAAATTTTTCATCTGCTATTGAACCGGTTCGGATTAATATCCAGGCAGTGTGTTTTTATTGACGATAATGCAGCCAATATTCAGACAGCACAGGAACTGGGTTTTCATACCATTCACTTTACGAGCGCCAATGAGATGCGGAAAGAGTTAGAACAGTATAACTTGTTATAA
- a CDS encoding VOC family protein codes for MKIEHLAIWVHDLEKIKNFYTTYFDVSAGDKYINPRKQFTSYFLYFGSDKTRLEIMHRPDIEPNPGKRGFLHGVAHFAISIGNKQGVDALTDRLRSDGYTIESEPRTTGDGYYESVVLDPEGNYVEISA; via the coding sequence ATGAAGATCGAACACCTTGCTATCTGGGTACATGACCTGGAAAAGATAAAGAATTTTTATACGACCTATTTTGATGTAAGCGCCGGAGATAAATATATCAATCCCAGAAAACAGTTTACATCTTACTTTTTGTATTTTGGCAGCGACAAAACGAGGCTGGAAATTATGCACCGGCCGGATATAGAGCCAAATCCAGGCAAAAGAGGCTTTTTACATGGTGTAGCCCATTTTGCCATTTCTATTGGGAATAAACAAGGGGTGGACGCTCTTACAGATAGATTACGAAGCGATGGATATACTATTGAAAGTGAGCCAAGAACGACCGGTGATGGCTATTACGAGAGTGTGGTACTGGACCCGGAAGGAAATTATGTAGAAATATCAGCCTGA